AAGCATGAAGGTGGGAGCATCGTGACATGGGGCAGCTTCTCTCCAAACAGTACTGGCGCATTACATGTCAAATAAGGAAACACGAATGAAGCAATGTAAAACCTTTAAAGAAAAATGGGTCCTCATAACACCAAAAACAGTTCCACTGTTGATAGAAGTTACAGAAGCTTTTTGGAGCGTGAACAAAAGAAATTTGATTTACTTTTGTTAAAGTGCTACGAACAGTTGAAGCTCTAACACGTTAACTCAAAGCTAATATTCCACTATCAGCCGGAAACCTGTGTTTACCTTCTTCATTGTCACTTGTCCGTATGCAAATTTGGGTGTAGATGGGGGCACCGCCCCTTCTGGAATTTTCCTGtactatttacaaaaaacacaaacataattcAAAATGACATCATCTTCAGTCTCTCCAGTTAGTAATAGTTTATATGTATACTTTGGGTACTCCTCTATCTCAATACAAGCAAAATTAGACCAAGTACAACCTGTGTGGATATCTTTACCTTTTTAATGACATCACGGATAGCAAAATACTTTTCAGTGAGGTCTCCAGCCTCGGTCAAGGGGGCATCATAGTCATAACTGGTAGGCTGGGGGGCATAGGGTGTGTTGGCACCTAAAATATcccaaaaaaagaacaaattagGATATAATGGCTCACTCCTACTAGTCAACATTTAGTTTGTTCAGGGACACTGCATGACTTACCATTCCAATACTCAAAATTGGTTCCACCAATAAACATGTATCTTGAcaaggacaaaaacaaaaatagaatgAATACGGTTTATTCATAACTGATGCTATACAGAATCACTACAATGATGCTGTTCACTCACAGGTTGACGTTGGCATCTATTTCCAGTATCTCATTGAGGGACTTGACCAAAACTGCTGTGGAGGTTACAGAATGAGGCGAACCCCAATGATCCAGCCACCCAGTATAGAACTCCGAATTCACCTATAAGTAATCAAGAACcattaaaacagtacaaagtcTTCAAGTCTCACCAGTTGTGTTGAGCCAAATTAACAAACTTCCATAACGCTAACAGGCAGTTATTTACTTTCACAAATTATTAGCAACTTTAGCTTGTTTTCAATCAACCTATTATTTTACAGTCCTCACCAGAGGTCCATGAGGTTCTGCATGCCTCTGGGCTTCAAAGGCTGCAGTCACATTTCCACCtgtttaaaacaaatataagGAACTCTATCAGATGTTTCCTTAAACAGTATATTCCATAACTGTATGTGACTTCAGAGTTAGTCATTTATGGTATTTTTACTAAATTCTGAATCATTTACTTCCACAGGCAACAAATGATAATGAATCACAGTGTAGGAgtaatttgtatttttgtggCCTATATTCATGCCTGGTACTCGCCCTCTTCACATTTTCAAGTGGTTAAGAGCAGATGAGACATGACTGCATAAAGTGGTCATTAGAAAGAAAAATTATTATGACTCTGTAATAAGTATGTGCCATTTTAAAAACTAAGAAGCATTTCCTGTTTTATGTGCCAAACTATGAGCCATCTGACAACAGCCACAAAAATCTTAATTTAAAAGTCTGGATGCACTCTTTAACAGAATAAAACCAATTTAATTCAGATAGATGtaaaatatacactcacaggtcactttattaggtttcaattgcttgttaacacaaaaagCTAATAAGCcagtcacatggccacaactcaatgcatttaggcttgtagaggtggtcaagacaacttgctgaagtgcagaccgagcatcagaacggggaagaaaggtgatgtaagtgactttgaacgtggcgtggttgttggtgccagacgggctggtctgagtatttcagaaactgctgatctactgggattttcatgcataaccatctctagggtttacagagaacggtccgaaaaagaaaaaatatccagtgagcagcagttgtgtggatgaaaatgccgatgtgagaggtcagaggagaatgggcagactggttccagatgaaccagcaacaggaactcaaataaccaaccaaaatatctgaggaatgtttccaacaccttgtagaaaatatgccatgaagaattaagacagttctgaaggcaaaaagggggtccaaccttttacttactgtacctaataaagtggccagtgagtgtatattctaATATGATGCTAATATTCTAGATGTAGGATGATTCCATTGATTCCACTGTAACTGGGAAAGCTGTACAGCATTAAGAATGaacttatttaaattaaaattaaataataaatgaataataaataaattaattaaaaattaatatccagtaatataacagagaaattttattccaaaaaagttgggatgggggcatgtttactactgtgttgtAAACagtctgtaagcatttgggaactgaggagtccaactactgtagttttgaaagtgaaatgttttcctgttcttgctttgcataggatttcagttgctcaacagttcagggtctccctggtcatatttttcatttcatgatgcaccaaatgttttcccTGATGACAGTTCTGGACTATTGGCAAGCAGCCAGCACCCATACTAGCACccagactttttaaaaacagagcaatgctgttgtaatacatgtagaatgtggtttagcattgtcttgctgaaataaacaaggccttccctgaaaaatacGTCATCTGGACGGCAAcatttgttgccaaaacatttacatatcattcaGCTTTTTAATGgttccttcacagatgtgcatgtcatcCCTGCCAGGTGCACAAATGCaaccctataccatcatgaatactggcttttgaactgtgcactgataacgagctgagtggtctttagcccagaggacacagtgtccatgatttccaaaaagaatttaaaagtgATTTGTCcgaccacaagacactttttCACCtcctctcagtccattttaaatgagcacatgcccagagaaggtggtggtgtttctggatcctgtttatatatgatttttcTTTGcgttttaacttttattttaacttgcatttgtggatgcagtgatgaactgtggtcacagacagtggttttcagaagtgtttcttaGTCCATGCAGCAATTTCTGCTACAGAATCATttataatgcagtgctgcctgagggcccacagccagcaaatactggtttttggtcttGACTCTTGTATACAGAGATTTGTCCAGATTCTCTGGATCTTTTAATGTCATTATGTACCACAGATGATGAACAGCAAAAGTTCATCGCTATTTTACGTCTTTCACGGAGTTGTGgtcccctcctcatctttacttctgaaaggctcagactctctgagatgctccttttatacctgATCATATTACTAAcatgttgccaattaaccaccaggtgttttacATAACTTTTACCAGCCTTTCGTTGCCCCTGTGCCAACgtttttggagtgtgttgttgccgtcaaattaaaaatgggcaaatatttttaaaacaaaaacaataacgtttctcagtttcaacatctgaattgcctttgtactattttcaatgaaatatagggattcaattatttgcacatcattgcattctgttttaatttacattttatacagagcccccaactttttttggaaatggagttgtatTTTACACTATTAGTAAACCTTtgggtttcatttttgtttagtttctAACACTTCTATCTACACCGCAAgatattattacataataactACCTACATGAcaaaagtgattccaaacttttgatttAAAGCCAGGTCCCTTTTACATGAGTCTGATGCCCAATACAACTACAAATTCTAATCACAGTAAGTCTGCAGTGATTCTGGTCTACAGATTTTGGGGCGATGGGAGTGTTTGGTGTGTTCAGTTCAGCAACAAGACAGTTTGTTTCAAGTGTGTCTTAGACATAACAGGAAGTGCTGAGCAGCTGTTTTCTGTCACAATGCAGTCCAACAGTCCAGCAGCTGATTACATCAAGGAAAGCAATCCTCACCCCAACTCACCTGGCCCAAAGTCTACAGTAGCATAGACGCCTTGCAGGGACCCACACTTCAGGTAGCCCACACCTGCTCCATCTGTGCTGAACAGCACCACCTCCTCACCCAGGTGAGAACGGAACAGCTTGACAAGATGCCTCAGGTAATCAAAGTCACAGGCAAAGTAGCTCCCGTACTCATTTTCCACCTGTTAATCAAGTGTTGGGAAACACTTTAAATACAAATGTGAGACATGACTggtgagaaagagaacagagaactggTGCTTATATCCCCTTTAAAGATAATATCTTCACAGGAGATATCAAGACACAGAAGTTCTTGGAAAGATATGCTATGATAATATGATAATTCAGCCAATGCACAATATGCAGAATTGTGCTCtatgtagaagatgtgttactatattttcacttggaaaaccaacaaaacatgaaatttgaccaGGGCTGCCCAAACAGACTCATCGATGAACAGGGTAGAGGGTAACTGATAAAATGAGAACCAGATGAGTGATGTAATGTAATTCTACACTTATATAAGTAGTTGGggctcataaagtggccagtgcatTTATGTGAAGGAAGATGCCTTTTAATGAAGTGGACAGTAAGACAGCAGAAATGACTCACCTGTACTGTAATGATGGGGCCTCCGTTCTGGTAGAGGTAAGGCTTAATCATAGGCAATAACTTccccatccatctatccacaGCCGCAATGTagtctaaataaaaaaaaaactctaaggGCTACGGGTCATATAGACAAGCTCGTTATAAAACACGTTCAAATGCTGCATCTGGTTTAATTAATAACTCTAATAGTCCCACCTGCATCAGATGAGCGGAGGACGATGTCCTTCTTTTTTAACAACCAGGAAGGTAAGCCACCCTGGATTAACCAACAAGAAGACATGATAGAAAAGAAATCAGTCAAATCTAGATGTAGATCTTCATCGTATTGGAACCAAATCACCACTGACAATCATTTACTGTAAGCCAGTCTTCACAGTACTAGTAATGTTATCATAAGACGTCTGCAGACTTCCCTTCTAATCAGCGAATTCAGCCACTTTGAGGTGCATCCTATTCTGGTGAGAGTGAAGTAATGGAACACCACAGAATATTGGGGGATGTGTTGGTTATTGTTATAGTTCATTTGATAGTAGGTAAAAGCTGCCAGGTGGGGGACCCAATTCAGAGTTGAAAAGTTAGATTCTCCCATTCCGTCTTACAGTTTGATGCAACTTTGTCAACTCATCCGGACCCTCCAGGCAACAAAAGTAGAATAAGACAACCTGGCACTGCCAGCACATGTGCTTTTCCACACCTCCCCATGTAAAGCTAACCCTGCCTGAACAGTACATTAAATGTCTTCTCCTCTAACCCCTCCCCCTAACCCCACCCACCCTTGCGTTTACCGTCCCCTCTCTCACCATGTCCCACTCGCCACAGATATAAGGGCCTGGCCGGAGGATGACCAGCAGGTCGAGGTCCTTGCACAGCTGAAGAAAGTGCGTCAGGTTCCGATCTCCTGAAAAGTCGTAGCGGCCGGGTATGGGCTCGTGGAAGTTCCACGGTATGTACCTGTTGGTGAAACCACACATGGTGAATGAGATGTGAAGCTTGTTGAGAGGCAGAGCTACTTCTGCCCAGCGTAAGGCATCACAATGTGTGGTCTGCCTACGTTTGGATGGCATTTAGTCCTGCCATGTACATCTTTAGTAGCCGGTCCTTCCAGTAGACCTGAGGAATCCTGCTGTAGTGGATGCTGCCAGAAATGTAGCGGAAGGGCTGGCCATCTTTAAGGAAGCAGTTGTTTTTGTAATCCACAGTAAAATTTGAAGAACTTGTGGCAAGCTAATGGAAAGAAAACACAACTGTCATTGTATGTGGTCATGCCCAGTCCTAAAACCTTCAGATATACTGTTAAGGTCAGTTTCACAACTGTAAAGAGCCCTTACAATGAAAGTCAGTTTACCGTGCTGTTCACTTTCCCATCCATGTATGGgaagaaaatgttaaaaacagccCTTTCTGAATTCACTATTTTTGAGATATCAGtgcttttacatatatttatgtaCAGCGCATCCAGTCAGAACAGTGAATTTACATATGTTAGTCATAAAGTCACAGTAAAACGTTTCATTCCTTTCTCAGATTTTTTTATACTCACTAGTGAGGCCTCCCTCATAAAGAGCTTCCTCATAAATATATGAAGCAGCACAGCATCTCCTCAAACTGCAGCAATGTGAATGGACAGTTTAACATGCTTGGAAGAGACTACCAAAGGtcagaaagagagcaagagcgcAGACCTGAAGATAGAAGACACAGCCTTACGTGCTATTTGCGTAAAGTACGTTTCGGGCCTAACAGCTAACAGATAATTGCATTGGTCAGCATGGTGCTGAATGACCGAGCAGAGGGAGGGCCAATTacgctctcttggactcccgtcCACGGATGGCTTTGGCATCACAGAGAATGAAACTCACCATATCCCATTGATAGGGCTAAAgctagcctgtttaattctaagggataaagagaagctGGAAACTGGTCACATACACTGAATTATAACTGTTTTCTGGTACTTCAGTCCAATCGAATGTTATAAATAGAGCTcaaggaaaacaataaaacatttaggaTGATGAATTTTTGGTTCagtgcctttaaaaaaaaaaaaaagtttgtcactttaaaaaataaatgaaacttgCTGGTGTTCCTGCACTTTCTGAGTTTCTCCTAAGCATAACCAGCATGTATTACTTTACAACACCTTGAAGTGTGACAGGTCACAAGACAGCAACATGACAAAGCCCACATCAGATAAGTGGATCTGTGTCTTCTACTAATCTTTTATTGTGCCAAAACACTTCAACTCATATCTCCAAACGACACATTTGACTTTAACACAAAACATCTACGGAGGAAGATAAGCATGTCAAGAACTGGGATGTTTTACATGGAAAGTGATGTGGAAAGTTGTTTCCCTCAACACTGAACCTTTTAACTTGGCGACATTCGCAGAGCATTACACCAGGCAGGCTGGGCACAACAGTATCTGGATAAATAAGGTTTCGCTTCAGTTTCACAGCAGGTTTTGAGAACTGAGTCCACTTCTC
This Pygocentrus nattereri isolate fPygNat1 chromosome 22, fPygNat1.pri, whole genome shotgun sequence DNA region includes the following protein-coding sequences:
- the glb1 gene encoding beta-galactosidase yields the protein MGFPRAAAGLLFLAVIPVSLATSSSNFTVDYKNNCFLKDGQPFRYISGSIHYSRIPQVYWKDRLLKMYMAGLNAIQTYIPWNFHEPIPGRYDFSGDRNLTHFLQLCKDLDLLVILRPGPYICGEWDMGGLPSWLLKKKDIVLRSSDADYIAAVDRWMGKLLPMIKPYLYQNGGPIITVQVENEYGSYFACDFDYLRHLVKLFRSHLGEEVVLFSTDGAGVGYLKCGSLQGVYATVDFGPGGNVTAAFEAQRHAEPHGPLVNSEFYTGWLDHWGSPHSVTSTAVLVKSLNEILEIDANVNLYMFIGGTNFEYWNGANTPYAPQPTSYDYDAPLTEAGDLTEKYFAIRDVIKKYRKIPEGAVPPSTPKFAYGQVTMKKLQTVSESLDILSFSGPVKSPYPLTFEDLNQAFGFMLYQITLPVDCPKPTPLSSPLNGVHDRAYVTIDGVAAGVLERDKTISINITGKIGSRLDILVENMGRVNYGKDINDFKGLVSNLTLGADTLSNWTVYSLSIDEAVKKGLFWKNSSPRTPDNAPTTTLSPPAFYAGSFNIPDDIPDLPQDTYIQFPDWRKGQVWINGFNLGRYWPSRGPQITLFVPEYLLSTRAPNNITVLELEASPCSPGPCVVEFISTPIINATTRYTKPFMREPFSKQDLL